DNA from Fundidesulfovibrio terrae:
GTTCACTTTGATGACGGACTTGGCGCGCAGCTTGTCCATGTATTCGGTGAACTGTTTCTCGAGTTTTTCACGATAAAGGCGCTCGTAAATGGAGTCCTTCACGGCCTCGAAATCCGGAGCGCCGCCGGATTTGGCAGCGGCCTGTCCGGAGTCGCCCCCGATGGTGAGCAGCACGGGCTTGCCGTCGAGCAGCACGGGCTCGCTCACCCCGCCGGGTTTCACGTTTTCCAGGGCCTGGCGCAGTTCGGGGGCCAGGTCCTTGAGTTCGACCTTGCCCAGGTCGCCGCCCTGGTCCGCGCCGGGCCCGATGGAGAACTTGCGGGCGGCATCGGGAAAGGCGATCTGGCCGGAGAGGATGCGCTGCCTGAGCGCTTTGGCCTCGTCCATCTTGGCGACCATGATCAGGCCGATACGCTGTCCCGATTCGACTCGCAGGGACCCCTTGTTGGCGTCGTAGAAGCTCTTGATCTCATCCTCGGTCACCACGACCTTGCGCTGCACCATGTAACCCAGGATCTGCTTCTTGAGCATGTCCTTCTTGAGGCTCTCGGCCAGCTGCTTGCGGGTCAGTCCTTCGACCCTGAGCTGCTGGGTGAAGTTCTCCTCGCTCAGGCCAGCCTTTTCACGCATCTCTCGGATACGCGAATCCACCTCGGTGTCCGAGATGTTGACCTTGAGCCGGACACCTTCCTGCTTGAGCAGGATGTCCTCGATCATGGTGCGCAGGATGCGATCCTGGATCTCCTTGAAGCCCGGGCTATCCGGGTTGTAAGCCTTTTTTTCGACCTGCGTGATGTAACCACGCACCCTTTCATTGAGGTCGAACAGGGTGATCATCTCACCGTTGACCTGGGCCACGATCTTGTCCACCACCTGTTGGGCGGCGAAGGACGAGGTGGCCAAGGAAAGAAACACGGCTGCGGCAATGATGAATCGGGACACGGCGGACAATGGCATCCTCCACGGAGGCGGGTTGGCGGGCAACGCCCGGCCTTACGGCGAGGCCCTTGTATGCGCTTTTTTGAAACCTTGCAACGAAACCCGTGATCAGGGCTTCGCTTTTTCGGGAACAAGCCCCGGACTGATGGCGATTACCGACCGTTCCAGGGCCTGGGCCAGCCAGAGGGAGAACTCCTGGGCGAGTTTGGCTTCCGACAGGCGCTTTTCCACCAGCGGGTAGACCTGCACGAGCCCTTCCACCTTGGACTCGGAGCGCTCCAGCACAAGATAGGCCTGGAAGCCCATCCCCCCCTGCGTCACCGGGCTCGCCTGCCCGGGCTGGACGCCCTTGAGCATTTCGCGCGTCCGGACTGGGAGCGATTCCTCGGGCAGGGCCTGGATGTCCATGGCCACGTCCTCGAACACGGTGAGCATGCCGGCCGGATCCGGGGCCTTCCTGGCGGAGTCCAGGGCCTTCTTCAGGGCGTCGGCGGTCTTGGACTCAACCTTGATATAGCGCACCCGGGCAGGCTGGGCGAATTCCTGGGCGTGGGTCTTGTAGTATTGCTGCACCTCCCAGGAGGCGATGGAGACCCTGGGCCGGAGCACGCGCGCCACGAAGACGTCCATGCCCACCCTGGCCCGCAGCCGTTCACGCCAGACGTCCAGGTCCAGCCCCTCTTCCCGGAGGGTTTCCTCGAAGGTGCGGCCAGGATACCCGGCGCGTACCGCGGTTTCGGCGTTCTTGAGATCGGCCTCGCCCACCTCGATGCCGCGCTTTTCCAGTTCCTGGAAGACCAGTTCC
Protein-coding regions in this window:
- a CDS encoding peptidylprolyl isomerase → MKFVLALLMALCLSACQDDPLEKGLAAKVNGKPIDLKILEFAQGLKVSTASAVPGEAMSRLRDEYGETLAGLIVEELVFQELEKRGIEVGEADLKNAETAVRAGYPGRTFEETLREEGLDLDVWRERLRARVGMDVFVARVLRPRVSIASWEVQQYYKTHAQEFAQPARVRYIKVESKTADALKKALDSARKAPDPAGMLTVFEDVAMDIQALPEESLPVRTREMLKGVQPGQASPVTQGGMGFQAYLVLERSESKVEGLVQVYPLVEKRLSEAKLAQEFSLWLAQALERSVIAISPGLVPEKAKP
- a CDS encoding SurA N-terminal domain-containing protein, which translates into the protein MSRFIIAAAVFLSLATSSFAAQQVVDKIVAQVNGEMITLFDLNERVRGYITQVEKKAYNPDSPGFKEIQDRILRTMIEDILLKQEGVRLKVNISDTEVDSRIREMREKAGLSEENFTQQLRVEGLTRKQLAESLKKDMLKKQILGYMVQRKVVVTEDEIKSFYDANKGSLRVESGQRIGLIMVAKMDEAKALRQRILSGQIAFPDAARKFSIGPGADQGGDLGKVELKDLAPELRQALENVKPGGVSEPVLLDGKPVLLTIGGDSGQAAAKSGGAPDFEAVKDSIYERLYREKLEKQFTEYMDKLRAKSVIKVNL